Proteins encoded by one window of Mustelus asterias unplaced genomic scaffold, sMusAst1.hap1.1 HAP1_SCAFFOLD_2453, whole genome shotgun sequence:
- the LOC144489702 gene encoding uncharacterized protein LOC144489702 produces MLCVCTRLQRITSLSNHKCSQTKEKPWKCEDCGKGFISPSKLETHRHSHTGERPFTCCVCGKGFIQSSDLSKHQRVHSSERPFTCSECGKGFSISAELLSHQRVHSDERPFKCPACGRCFKSSGVLMSHQRLHTDEKPFMCSHCGTGFRRSSQLIVHQRVHTGERPFTCSNCGKGFTQSSDLLKHQRIHSGERLFTCSVCGKGFTQSSGLLKHQRVHSAVRPFTCSECGKGFTTSTILLTHQRVHTDERPFKCRDCGKCYKSSGELMFHQRAHTEERPFRCSHCGTGFRQSSQLTAHQRIHTGERPFTCSECGKRFMTSSHLLRHQRLHK; encoded by the coding sequence ATGTTATGTGTGTGCACAAGGCTTCAGCGAATCACCTCGCTGTCAAACCACAAGTGCAGTCAAActaaggagaaaccatggaaatgtgaggactgtgggaaaggattcatttccCCGTCCAAGCTGGAAACGCATCGgcacagccacactggggagaggcctttcacctgttgtgtgtgtgggaagggattcattcagtcatccgacCTTtccaaacaccagcgagttcactccagtgaaagaccattcacctgctccgagtgtgggaaaggattcagtattTCAGCCGAACTGTtgagtcaccagcgagttcacagtgacgaaagaccttttaaatgtccagccTGTGGGAGGTGTTTTAAAAGTTCTGGAgtactgatgtcccatcaacgtctccacactgatgagaaaccgttcatgtgctctcactgtgggactgggttcagacgaTCATCTCAACTCAttgtacatcagcgagttcacactggggagagaccgttcacctgctccaactgtggaaagggattcacccagtcatcagacctgctgaaacaccagcgaatccACTCTGGGGAAAGGCtgtttacctgctctgtgtgtgggaaaggattcactcagtcatctggcctgctgaaacaccagagagttcactctgcggtgaggccattcacctgctctgagtgtgggaagggatttactacaTCAACcattctgctgacacaccagcgagttcacactgacgagagaccttttaaatgccgagactgtgggaagtgctataaaagttctggggaactgatgtTCCATCAACgtgctcacactgaggagagaccgttcaggtgctctcactgtgggactgggttcaggcaatcTTCTCAACTCACtgcacaccagagaattcacaccggggagagaccattcacctgctctgaatgtgggaagagattcatgaCTTCATCGCACCTGCTCAGACACCAGAGACTTCACAAGTAA